A region from the Devosia lucknowensis genome encodes:
- the coxB gene encoding cytochrome c oxidase subunit II: MRFVALCATPLLLAGCTGELSTLDPAGPRAANLATLWWVMLAGSVLLFALVMTMFALAYLRTGWVSRITPAQWIIGGGLVLPIPVLVLLTGTALVLGEQLLPKGDAPMRLQAHAQRWSWQFGFPDGTPMDGQTLHIPAGEPVDIAVTAEDVIHAFWIPRLGGKIDAIPGRTNVIRLEADAPGIYWGQCAEYCGEGHDGMQFRVEAHAPDDFAALMEAGR; encoded by the coding sequence ATGAGGTTCGTTGCACTGTGTGCAACGCCGCTCCTGCTGGCCGGTTGCACCGGGGAGCTGTCGACCCTCGATCCGGCAGGTCCGCGCGCCGCCAATCTGGCCACCTTGTGGTGGGTCATGCTGGCCGGATCGGTACTGCTCTTTGCCCTCGTGATGACCATGTTCGCGCTGGCATACCTGCGCACTGGCTGGGTCTCCCGCATCACGCCGGCACAGTGGATTATTGGTGGCGGGCTGGTGCTGCCGATCCCCGTGCTCGTCCTGCTCACGGGCACCGCACTGGTGCTGGGAGAGCAGCTTTTGCCCAAGGGCGACGCGCCCATGCGCTTGCAAGCGCATGCGCAACGCTGGTCCTGGCAGTTCGGCTTTCCCGACGGCACGCCGATGGATGGCCAGACACTGCACATTCCAGCGGGCGAGCCCGTCGACATCGCCGTGACGGCCGAAGACGTCATCCATGCGTTCTGGATTCCGCGTCTCGGAGGCAAGATCGACGCCATCCCCGGACGCACCAATGTCATCCGCCTCGAGGCCGACGCGCCCGGCATCTATTGGGGCCAATGCGCCGAATATTGCGGGGAGGGACATGACGGCATGCAATTCCGTGTCGAGGCTCATGCTCCCGATGACTTTGCCGCATTGATGGAGGCCGGCCGATGA
- a CDS encoding DUF2231 domain-containing protein — MGETTRQNEEAEMALEEGQEASADHPNPHIREVAEQDIGSAIAVAGHPVHAMLVHFPIAFVISTLGIDIFYWFTGDPFWLQVGTWSAGAAFVFGVLAAIVGTLELLAVPGIRVRVASWNHAIAAMVMLAIVGANAGLRMFWPETVLPNGLMLSVLGSMAAGFAGWHGGKLIFDHGVGLLISSKQ, encoded by the coding sequence ATGGGTGAAACGACGCGGCAGAACGAAGAAGCCGAAATGGCGCTCGAGGAGGGCCAGGAAGCCAGCGCCGATCATCCCAATCCGCACATTCGCGAAGTTGCCGAACAGGATATCGGCTCGGCCATTGCGGTCGCCGGCCATCCGGTCCACGCCATGTTGGTGCATTTCCCCATTGCGTTCGTCATTTCGACGCTGGGCATCGACATCTTCTACTGGTTCACCGGCGACCCGTTCTGGTTGCAGGTGGGCACATGGTCGGCAGGAGCAGCCTTCGTCTTCGGGGTTCTGGCTGCGATCGTTGGCACGCTCGAACTCTTGGCCGTACCAGGCATTCGCGTTCGCGTCGCCAGCTGGAACCATGCCATTGCGGCCATGGTCATGCTCGCGATCGTCGGCGCAAATGCGGGCCTCAGGATGTTCTGGCCGGAAACTGTCCTGCCCAACGGCTTGATGCTGTCGGTGCTGGGCAGCATGGCGGCGGGCTTCGCCGGCTGGCATGGAGGCAAGCTGATTTTCGATCACGGTGTCGGCCTCCTCATATCATCCAAGCAATGA
- a CDS encoding CopD family protein gives MIVTWLKFIHVATIALWSAGLIALPFLYRQRGGLEGDALHKLHAFARFLYVVIMSPAAFVAIGSGTALIFMMGTYENWFSAKLLGVAVLTGIHIFSGLMVLKLFEPDRSYPLWRMLTVVPLTLLTISSILFLVLAKPRIEWPELLADFFAPGRLGEIAQPFIAWMI, from the coding sequence TTGATCGTCACCTGGCTCAAGTTCATTCATGTCGCCACAATCGCACTTTGGTCCGCCGGCCTGATCGCCCTGCCGTTTCTTTATCGGCAGCGTGGCGGGCTGGAGGGCGACGCCTTGCACAAGCTGCACGCTTTCGCCCGGTTTCTCTACGTCGTCATCATGTCGCCTGCGGCGTTCGTGGCCATCGGCTCGGGTACGGCGCTGATCTTCATGATGGGCACATACGAGAACTGGTTCTCCGCCAAGTTGCTCGGCGTCGCCGTGCTGACCGGCATTCATATCTTTTCCGGCCTCATGGTGCTCAAGCTGTTCGAGCCCGATCGCAGTTATCCGCTGTGGCGAATGCTGACGGTCGTGCCGCTGACGCTTCTGACCATCAGTTCCATCCTTTTTCTCGTGCTGGCAAAGCCGCGCATCGAATGGCCGGAGCTCTTAGCCGACTTCTTCGCGCCAGGACGGCTGGGCGAGATCGCCCAACCGTTCATTGCTTGGATGATATGA
- a CDS encoding cytochrome c oxidase assembly protein: MDEASAFSFDMSYCGSPPTLDTLLGRWNLDPLLLLAFAVLAIAVALGLRRATRRQQAGFAGAWLISAVLFISPICALTVALFSARVGHHVVLTMIVAPLLAWALPPAWAKRVPMLPALIVSTAALWLWHAPDFYTAAFGHPAVYWAMQLSLLASFTALWMALLRDPRPLGAGLGALSSAMQMGMLGALLVFAPRALYVPHLGTTMAFGFSPSEDQQLAGLIMWVPANLPLLVLALWRLLEAVLPRREALD, encoded by the coding sequence ATGGACGAAGCGTCAGCCTTTTCCTTCGACATGAGCTATTGCGGCTCCCCGCCGACGCTCGACACTCTGCTGGGACGGTGGAACCTCGACCCGCTCCTGCTGCTGGCCTTTGCGGTGCTGGCAATTGCCGTGGCGCTGGGGCTGCGCCGCGCCACAAGGCGGCAACAGGCCGGATTTGCTGGGGCATGGCTCATTTCGGCAGTGCTTTTCATCTCTCCGATCTGCGCATTGACGGTGGCGCTATTTTCCGCGCGCGTAGGACACCATGTCGTTCTCACCATGATCGTGGCGCCGCTCCTGGCCTGGGCGCTGCCACCTGCGTGGGCAAAACGAGTACCGATGCTGCCCGCATTGATCGTCTCGACGGCGGCCCTGTGGCTCTGGCACGCGCCGGACTTCTACACCGCGGCCTTCGGTCATCCCGCCGTCTATTGGGCCATGCAGCTCAGCTTGCTGGCAAGTTTCACCGCCTTGTGGATGGCGCTGCTGCGCGATCCGCGACCGCTCGGCGCCGGGCTCGGCGCCCTGTCCTCTGCGATGCAGATGGGCATGCTCGGTGCGCTGCTGGTTTTTGCCCCCCGCGCACTCTATGTCCCTCACCTGGGCACCACCATGGCCTTTGGGTTCTCGCCGTCCGAAGACCAGCAGCTGGCCGGGCTGATCATGTGGGTGCCGGCCAACCTGCCGCTGCTGGTACTGGCGCTCTGGCGCCTGCTGGAGGCTGTCCTGCCCCGGCGGGAGGCGCTGGATTGA
- a CDS encoding membrane-bound PQQ-dependent dehydrogenase, glucose/quinate/shikimate family: MTEHAMSRPDHRGFGFWWTMLVGVILLIFGLPIAAGGAWLIILGGSFYYLPAGLGLLLTAWFLFRRDINALWVYLVTYGATVVWALWEAGLNGWAQVPRLVAPTVVLVLVLSTLPVLRGSIRRIGSGAAAAIVTIAGAIGTITVANHGVESSFAQEQSPPDAVEPGTPAAAPETEAPAAPAAEPAQQAGQTPAAPQATSATPPADTEAAPAEPVDTGPTYVALETGVDWPAYGGTHAALRYSPLDQISKDNVGELEKIWEFRTGDLPENDEPFGNQNTPVKVGDRLYLCSALNKISALDAATGAEFWTYDPQTPVDAIGYNASCRGLVYFEDPTAETNALCATRVVNLTHDARMIALDTETGQLCPDFGNGGIVNLMEGIGDSAPGFYAPTSPPTLVRDVLVVGSQVSDGQTREAPSGVIRGYNAVTGQMDWAWDMGRPGETGLPPEGEIYTPGTPNVWTIASGDDELGMVYLPMGNSAVDYWGGDRSEAENTYSTAIVALDVETGEVAWHYQTVHYDIWDYDLGGQGTLVDFPTENGPVPAIIMPSKQAQFYILNRETGEPLVTIEERPAPQGGVEPERLSPTQPFVTDFPNLLKPDLTEADMWGTTPLDQLWCRIQFRQAAYDGVYTPPTVDRPWIQFPGYNGGVDWGGVAIDPVNGLMITNYNNMPNYNQLVPREEVDAAGVLPITDPNYDSEAGGGSHGSLSPQAGAPYGIRVNAGWRVPFTGMLCKEPPYGGIAAIDLNTREIIWDRPFGTARKNGPFGIPSMLPIDIGTPNNGGGVITASGLFFIAAATDDLLRAIDVDTGETVWQVELPAGGQATPMTYEAQGRQIVVINAGGHDFMETAIGDYFIAYALPAASVGAPETAQP, encoded by the coding sequence ATGACCGAGCACGCAATGTCGCGCCCAGACCACAGGGGATTCGGGTTTTGGTGGACCATGCTTGTCGGGGTCATTCTGCTGATCTTCGGCCTGCCGATTGCGGCGGGCGGCGCCTGGCTCATCATTCTCGGCGGCTCTTTCTATTACCTGCCTGCGGGCCTTGGCCTGCTCCTCACCGCCTGGTTCCTGTTCCGTCGCGACATCAATGCGCTCTGGGTCTATCTCGTGACCTATGGCGCAACCGTGGTCTGGGCGCTGTGGGAAGCTGGCCTCAATGGCTGGGCTCAGGTTCCGCGCCTCGTGGCGCCGACGGTCGTCCTTGTTCTGGTCCTCTCCACGCTGCCGGTCCTGCGCGGCTCGATCCGCCGCATTGGCAGCGGTGCGGCGGCGGCCATCGTCACCATAGCCGGCGCGATCGGGACCATCACCGTCGCCAACCACGGCGTCGAAAGCAGCTTCGCGCAGGAGCAGAGCCCACCGGACGCGGTCGAGCCCGGCACCCCGGCGGCCGCGCCTGAGACGGAAGCGCCCGCAGCGCCGGCAGCAGAGCCCGCACAACAGGCCGGGCAAACGCCAGCGGCACCGCAGGCGACATCGGCGACGCCCCCTGCCGACACGGAGGCCGCGCCGGCCGAACCCGTCGATACAGGACCGACCTATGTCGCGCTCGAAACCGGTGTCGACTGGCCGGCTTATGGCGGCACGCACGCAGCGCTGCGCTATTCGCCGCTTGACCAGATCAGCAAGGACAATGTCGGCGAGCTCGAAAAGATCTGGGAGTTCCGCACCGGCGACCTGCCCGAGAACGACGAGCCCTTCGGCAATCAGAACACGCCCGTCAAGGTGGGCGACCGGCTCTACCTGTGCTCGGCGCTGAACAAGATTTCGGCGCTTGACGCAGCGACCGGCGCCGAGTTCTGGACCTACGATCCGCAAACGCCGGTCGACGCCATCGGCTATAATGCGTCGTGCCGCGGCCTCGTCTACTTCGAGGATCCGACGGCCGAGACCAATGCGCTCTGCGCCACGCGGGTGGTCAATCTGACCCACGATGCGCGCATGATCGCGCTCGATACCGAGACCGGCCAGCTCTGCCCCGACTTCGGCAATGGCGGCATCGTCAATCTCATGGAAGGTATCGGCGACAGCGCGCCGGGCTTCTACGCCCCGACCTCTCCGCCAACCCTGGTGCGCGACGTGCTGGTCGTTGGCAGCCAGGTCAGCGATGGCCAGACCCGCGAAGCGCCATCGGGCGTCATCCGGGGCTATAACGCGGTGACCGGCCAGATGGACTGGGCCTGGGACATGGGTCGCCCCGGCGAAACCGGCCTGCCGCCGGAAGGCGAAATCTATACGCCCGGCACACCCAATGTCTGGACCATCGCTTCCGGCGATGACGAGCTGGGCATGGTTTACCTGCCCATGGGCAATTCGGCCGTGGACTATTGGGGCGGCGACCGATCCGAGGCGGAGAATACCTATTCCACCGCCATCGTCGCGCTCGACGTCGAAACCGGCGAAGTGGCTTGGCACTACCAGACCGTCCACTACGACATCTGGGACTATGACCTGGGCGGGCAGGGTACGCTGGTCGACTTCCCGACCGAGAACGGCCCGGTGCCGGCCATCATCATGCCGTCCAAGCAGGCCCAGTTCTATATCCTCAACCGCGAAACCGGCGAGCCGCTGGTGACGATCGAGGAGCGTCCGGCCCCGCAGGGCGGTGTCGAGCCCGAGCGCCTGTCGCCGACGCAGCCCTTCGTCACCGACTTCCCCAACCTGCTCAAGCCTGACCTCACCGAGGCGGACATGTGGGGCACGACGCCGCTCGACCAGCTGTGGTGCCGCATCCAGTTCCGGCAGGCGGCCTATGACGGCGTCTATACGCCGCCGACGGTGGACCGGCCCTGGATCCAGTTTCCCGGCTATAATGGCGGTGTCGACTGGGGTGGCGTGGCGATCGATCCGGTCAACGGCCTGATGATCACCAACTACAACAACATGCCCAACTACAACCAGCTGGTGCCTCGCGAGGAGGTCGACGCTGCCGGCGTGCTGCCGATCACCGATCCCAACTACGACTCCGAAGCCGGTGGCGGCTCGCACGGGTCGCTGAGCCCGCAGGCCGGCGCGCCCTATGGCATACGCGTCAATGCGGGCTGGCGGGTTCCCTTCACCGGCATGCTCTGCAAGGAGCCGCCCTATGGCGGAATCGCCGCCATCGATCTCAACACGCGCGAGATCATCTGGGATCGTCCCTTCGGCACGGCCCGCAAGAATGGTCCGTTCGGCATTCCGTCCATGCTGCCGATCGACATCGGCACGCCCAACAATGGTGGCGGGGTGATCACGGCATCGGGCCTGTTCTTCATCGCCGCGGCGACCGATGACCTGCTCCGCGCCATCGATGTCGATACCGGCGAAACCGTCTGGCAGGTCGAACTGCCGGCCGGCGGCCAGGCGACGCCGATGACCTATGAGGCACAGGGACGGCAGATCGTCGTCATCAATGCCGGTGGTCACGACTTCATGGAGACTGCGATCGGCGATTATTTCATCGCCTATGCGCTTCCCGCCGCATCGGTGGGTGCGCCGGAAACCGCGCAGCCCTAG
- a CDS encoding DNA topoisomerase IB: protein MRADEMGPAPTLAFSCDVDPGWHRQRKGTGFSYTAPDGSRPDASELARIKALAIPPAWTDVWICRDACGHIQATGRDEKGRKQYRYHAEWTEQRSATKFETLPAFAAALPGLREQVQRDLRRRTLGYERVVASVVWLLDNSLIRIGNPAYARDNKSFGLTTLRRRHVEITGHKLQFQFKGKSGKEWRLQMADRRIANILKSLQELPGQHLFKYEDEGHYCSISSRDVNDYLAAFAGPDFTAKHFRTWAGTVRAFGLFADAELPETKTAQARAMNALIDQVAAKLGNTRTVCRQSYIHPAIPRSWQDGELRRSGRLKAVDGMDEDEVETVAFLKRQTH, encoded by the coding sequence ATGCGGGCCGACGAAATGGGCCCGGCGCCGACGCTGGCCTTTTCCTGCGACGTCGATCCGGGCTGGCACCGGCAGCGCAAGGGAACCGGCTTTTCCTACACCGCGCCCGACGGCAGCAGGCCCGACGCCAGCGAGCTTGCACGTATCAAGGCGCTCGCCATTCCGCCTGCCTGGACCGACGTGTGGATCTGCCGCGATGCCTGCGGGCATATCCAGGCGACCGGCCGCGACGAAAAGGGCCGCAAGCAGTATCGCTACCACGCCGAATGGACGGAGCAGCGCAGCGCCACCAAGTTCGAGACCCTTCCTGCCTTCGCGGCCGCACTGCCGGGCTTGCGCGAACAGGTGCAGCGCGACCTCCGCCGCCGGACGCTGGGCTATGAACGGGTGGTCGCCTCCGTCGTCTGGCTGCTCGACAACAGCCTCATCCGCATCGGCAACCCGGCCTATGCCCGGGATAACAAAAGCTTCGGCCTCACGACGCTCAGGCGACGCCATGTCGAGATTACCGGCCACAAGCTGCAGTTCCAGTTCAAGGGCAAATCGGGCAAGGAATGGCGCCTGCAGATGGCGGACCGCCGCATCGCCAATATCCTCAAATCGCTCCAGGAGCTGCCGGGGCAGCACCTGTTCAAATATGAGGACGAAGGTCACTACTGTTCGATCAGCTCGCGCGATGTGAACGACTATCTTGCGGCTTTCGCGGGTCCCGATTTCACCGCGAAGCACTTCCGGACCTGGGCCGGAACGGTGCGGGCCTTCGGCCTGTTCGCCGACGCCGAACTGCCCGAGACCAAGACCGCACAGGCCCGCGCCATGAACGCGCTGATCGATCAGGTCGCGGCCAAGCTTGGCAATACCCGAACCGTGTGCCGCCAATCCTATATCCACCCCGCCATTCCCAGGAGCTGGCAAGACGGCGAGTTGCGGCGTTCGGGACGCCTCAAGGCAGTCGACGGCATGGATGAGGATGAAGTGGAGACCGTCGCGTTCCTCAAGCGCCAGACCCACTAA
- a CDS encoding Ku protein, which translates to MPASRPIWKGQLRLSLVSIPVELFSAAKTGAKPSFRQIHEPTGKPIHYEKVVAGVGPVDKDEIIKGFEYEKGDYVLLTDDEIDAVRLETRKTLELTQFVGACAIDPIYYDKSYFVVPTDELAEDAFRVIRDALRKTQKVGLGQLAMRGKEYLAAIKPSGTGLMLETLHYEDEIRKSDPFFSQISNKKAEPDLLEVATALIEKKTAAFDAKAFKDHYQAALHELIQRKMKNKGRKITADDSDEPKRPSGSNVVDLMAALKESLEGGKTSPSARRKPAEKKAPAKATAKKTTTTARKKAS; encoded by the coding sequence ATGCCCGCATCGCGTCCGATCTGGAAAGGCCAGCTGCGCCTTTCTCTCGTGTCCATCCCGGTTGAGCTTTTCAGCGCCGCAAAGACTGGAGCCAAGCCCAGCTTCCGGCAGATCCATGAGCCGACGGGCAAGCCGATCCACTACGAAAAGGTGGTCGCCGGAGTTGGGCCAGTCGACAAGGACGAGATCATCAAGGGCTTCGAATACGAGAAGGGCGACTATGTCCTCCTCACCGATGACGAGATCGACGCCGTTCGCCTCGAGACCCGCAAGACACTCGAGCTGACCCAGTTCGTGGGCGCCTGCGCGATCGACCCGATCTACTACGACAAGTCCTATTTCGTCGTGCCGACCGATGAACTGGCCGAGGACGCCTTCCGGGTGATCCGGGATGCCCTGCGCAAGACGCAGAAGGTCGGGCTCGGCCAGCTCGCCATGCGCGGCAAGGAGTACCTTGCGGCCATCAAGCCCAGCGGCACCGGTCTTATGCTCGAGACGCTGCACTACGAAGATGAAATCCGCAAATCCGATCCGTTTTTCTCGCAGATATCGAACAAGAAGGCCGAGCCTGACCTTCTCGAAGTCGCCACGGCGCTGATCGAGAAGAAGACCGCCGCCTTCGATGCCAAGGCCTTCAAGGACCACTACCAAGCAGCCCTGCACGAGCTGATCCAGCGAAAGATGAAGAACAAGGGCCGCAAGATCACCGCCGATGACAGCGACGAGCCCAAGCGCCCAAGCGGCTCCAATGTCGTCGACCTCATGGCGGCGCTCAAGGAAAGCCTCGAGGGCGGCAAGACCAGTCCCAGCGCGCGTCGCAAGCCAGCCGAGAAGAAGGCGCCCGCCAAGGCAACGGCTAAGAAAACAACGACCACAGCACGCAAGAAAGCGAGCTGA
- the ligD gene encoding DNA ligase D gives MKTTPGDLLKDYKAKRNFAKTQEPAGAEPKSGSGRGSFVVQKHDATRLHYDFRLELDGVLKSWAVTKGPSNNPGDKRLAVRVEDHPLEYGGFEGTIPEGEYGGGTVMLWDRGTWEPIGDPHEGLESGDLKFRLFGERMKGEYVLVHMKGRDTKRRSGPDRENWLLIKHRDSYARDKDTLTTRFTRSVDTGRDLKQIAAGAEAQKKSKTQPDAVWHSDAEEAEKADQKTRIIESAKKGAAPAFRPVQLATLVDSVPAGDGWAFEMKYDGYRCLAAIKGQSVRLYTRNGLDWTEQFGALVEPLQKLKLGSAVIDGEICAFDAKGRTDFTTLKNVLSGGGRLEYFAFDLLELDGKDLAKRPLIERKAALEKLLGKSARQDPVQYSSHVTGHGQKVFEALCRDGHEGVIAKRLADPYRGDRTRSWLKIKCLKRQEFVIGGWSPSTKRRGFASLLLGVWEDGKLLYRGRVGTGFSQDVMLDLDARLKTLARKTNPFEAVPRERARGVHWVKPELVAEIAYTELTGDDILRHPSFLGLREDKPSKEVKMEKARPPDSGVSITDEEGEEVAERVGVRLTSPHRVVFPDQGVTKAQLVDYYSEVVEAMLPHVGNRPLSLVRCPQGRTKHCFFQKHDTGGFPDQLLSRAIAEKDGEKKDYFHVEDLAGLVAGTQMNVLEWHIWGSRFDDVEKPDRLVFDIDPDEALDFSAITSAAIDIRDRLADLGLKSFPMVSGGKGIHVIVPLKPQAEWPAAKTFCKDFAQAMADDEPDRFTANISKARRKGRLFIDYLRNERGSTAISPWSVRSRGGAPVAVPVEWDEVPGLKSANGFSLAAAAERAKDKTWSNYFRLRQVLK, from the coding sequence ATGAAGACCACCCCAGGCGACCTTCTGAAGGACTACAAAGCCAAGCGAAACTTTGCCAAGACGCAGGAGCCCGCTGGCGCCGAACCGAAATCGGGCAGTGGACGCGGCAGCTTCGTGGTTCAGAAGCACGACGCGACCCGCCTCCACTACGACTTCCGGCTCGAGCTCGACGGCGTGCTCAAAAGCTGGGCCGTCACCAAGGGGCCGTCCAACAACCCGGGCGATAAGCGTCTTGCCGTGCGGGTCGAGGACCACCCGCTCGAATACGGTGGTTTCGAAGGCACTATCCCCGAAGGCGAGTATGGCGGCGGCACCGTCATGCTTTGGGACCGCGGCACCTGGGAGCCGATTGGGGATCCACACGAGGGGCTCGAAAGCGGCGACCTCAAGTTCCGCCTATTCGGCGAGAGGATGAAGGGCGAATATGTCCTCGTGCATATGAAGGGGCGGGACACCAAGCGCCGGTCCGGCCCGGACCGGGAGAACTGGCTGCTCATCAAGCATCGCGACAGCTATGCCCGTGACAAGGACACGCTCACCACCCGGTTTACCCGCTCGGTCGATACCGGCCGCGACCTCAAGCAGATCGCAGCCGGCGCCGAGGCGCAGAAAAAGAGCAAGACCCAGCCCGATGCGGTCTGGCACTCTGACGCGGAAGAGGCCGAAAAGGCTGACCAGAAGACGCGGATCATCGAGAGCGCGAAGAAAGGCGCTGCCCCCGCCTTCCGTCCCGTTCAACTGGCAACACTGGTCGACAGCGTCCCGGCCGGCGACGGCTGGGCCTTCGAGATGAAGTATGATGGCTACAGGTGCCTTGCCGCGATCAAGGGACAGAGCGTTCGCCTTTATACCCGCAATGGCCTCGACTGGACCGAACAGTTCGGGGCGCTGGTCGAGCCTCTACAGAAGCTCAAGCTCGGCTCAGCGGTGATCGATGGCGAAATCTGCGCCTTCGACGCCAAGGGGCGGACCGACTTCACCACCCTCAAGAACGTGCTATCCGGGGGCGGGCGGCTCGAATATTTCGCCTTCGACCTTCTGGAGCTGGACGGCAAGGACCTCGCCAAAAGGCCGCTGATCGAACGCAAGGCGGCGCTCGAAAAGCTGCTCGGCAAATCGGCGCGCCAGGATCCGGTCCAATATTCGTCGCACGTCACCGGACACGGCCAGAAAGTGTTCGAAGCCCTGTGCCGCGATGGCCACGAAGGTGTCATCGCCAAGCGTCTCGCCGACCCCTATCGCGGCGATCGGACCCGCAGCTGGCTCAAGATCAAGTGTCTTAAGCGCCAGGAATTCGTCATCGGCGGCTGGTCGCCCTCCACCAAGCGCCGCGGTTTCGCCTCGCTCCTTCTCGGCGTCTGGGAAGATGGCAAGCTGCTCTATCGCGGACGCGTCGGCACGGGATTTTCCCAGGATGTCATGCTGGACCTCGACGCGCGCCTCAAGACCCTGGCGCGGAAGACCAACCCCTTCGAAGCCGTGCCGCGCGAGCGCGCGCGCGGCGTTCACTGGGTCAAGCCCGAGCTGGTTGCCGAGATCGCCTATACCGAACTGACCGGCGACGACATTCTCAGGCACCCGTCATTTCTGGGGCTGCGAGAGGACAAGCCCTCAAAGGAGGTGAAGATGGAAAAGGCCCGCCCCCCTGACAGCGGCGTATCCATTACCGACGAAGAGGGCGAAGAGGTCGCCGAACGCGTCGGGGTTCGCCTTACCTCGCCTCATCGCGTGGTGTTTCCCGATCAGGGGGTCACCAAGGCGCAACTCGTCGATTACTATTCCGAGGTGGTCGAGGCCATGTTGCCCCATGTCGGAAACCGCCCGCTGAGCCTCGTGCGCTGTCCGCAGGGGCGCACCAAGCACTGCTTCTTCCAAAAACACGATACCGGCGGTTTTCCCGATCAGTTGCTGTCGCGCGCCATTGCGGAAAAGGATGGCGAGAAGAAAGACTATTTCCACGTCGAGGATCTGGCGGGCCTCGTGGCCGGAACGCAGATGAACGTGCTCGAATGGCACATCTGGGGATCGCGCTTCGATGACGTCGAAAAGCCAGACCGGCTGGTCTTCGACATCGATCCGGACGAGGCACTGGACTTTTCGGCCATTACCAGCGCGGCCATCGACATTCGCGATCGGCTGGCAGACCTGGGCCTCAAGAGTTTCCCGATGGTGTCGGGGGGCAAGGGCATCCATGTGATCGTGCCGCTCAAGCCGCAGGCCGAGTGGCCGGCGGCCAAAACCTTCTGCAAGGATTTCGCCCAGGCCATGGCCGACGACGAACCCGATCGCTTCACCGCCAACATTTCGAAGGCGCGACGCAAGGGCCGGCTGTTCATCGACTATTTGCGCAACGAGCGCGGTTCGACCGCGATCAGTCCGTGGTCGGTGCGCTCGCGCGGGGGCGCTCCGGTGGCCGTGCCGGTGGAGTGGGACGAGGTGCCCGGGCTCAAGTCGGCCAACGGGTTTTCGCTGGCGGCCGCGGCTGAACGGGCCAAGGACAAGACCTGGTCAAACTATTTCCGGCTCAGGCAGGTCCTCAAATGA
- a CDS encoding DJ-1/PfpI family protein: MPGKKILMLCGEFTEEYEIYVYQQAMEAVGHTVHVVCPDKKAGDVIATSLHDFEGHQTYTEKMGHYALINKTFSEVRLEEYDAVYAAGGRGPEYIRTDKRVQAMVRHFHETKKPIFTICHGVQILIAVDGVVRGKKVAALGACEPEVTLAGGTYIDLSPTEAYVDGTMVSAKGWTALAAFIRECLKVLGTEIRHSGDVSEKAA; this comes from the coding sequence ATGCCTGGCAAAAAAATCCTCATGCTGTGCGGTGAATTCACCGAGGAATACGAAATCTACGTCTACCAGCAGGCCATGGAAGCGGTGGGCCACACCGTGCATGTCGTCTGCCCGGACAAGAAGGCCGGCGACGTGATCGCCACCTCGCTGCACGATTTCGAAGGTCACCAGACCTATACCGAAAAGATGGGCCACTACGCGCTGATCAACAAAACCTTCAGCGAAGTGCGTCTCGAAGAATATGACGCGGTCTATGCCGCCGGCGGTCGCGGCCCGGAATATATCCGCACCGACAAGCGCGTGCAGGCCATGGTCCGCCACTTCCACGAAACCAAGAAGCCGATCTTCACGATCTGCCACGGCGTGCAGATCCTCATCGCCGTCGACGGCGTGGTGCGCGGCAAGAAGGTCGCGGCGCTCGGCGCCTGCGAGCCGGAAGTGACGCTGGCTGGCGGTACCTATATCGACCTCTCGCCGACCGAAGCCTATGTCGACGGCACCATGGTCTCGGCCAAGGGCTGGACGGCGCTGGCGGCCTTTATCCGGGAATGCCTCAAGGTACTCGGCACAGAAATCCGCCACAGCGGCGACGTCAGCGAAAAGGCTGCTTGA